One stretch of Chitinophaga pendula DNA includes these proteins:
- a CDS encoding porin, which yields MIRTLLSLAGALSCLLLINPAFSQDSIPSNNKPVIKIGGALRFNYNLSDWKKEQVKRGGDFGFDMFRINADASWKKLSLHAEYRFYSKDFGGGMLKEGYVRYHFNDSLFLDLGLHQVPFGNQTYNSHSWFFNLPYYAGLEDDYDMGIKLVKRSRNWLHQLAFYKNAEELSFGDKSAIDPGRYSYDLAGRNKEVNQGNIRSAYFFNDRNSIGASAMLGGIYNIPTGNMGHHWAIALHTDLGYRKWNLKLQSLYYERHAADSAQYRKQLEMGAYGATYQVAARGFIHTTSLSYTQPVTWGPISTLTFYENYSYMHKPENGFTDTQMNVLGCMLTAGHIYTYVDWAAGYNQPWLGPLWNTALAAGDANANWHSRFNINIGYYF from the coding sequence ATGATTAGAACACTACTATCATTGGCAGGTGCATTGTCATGCCTGTTACTTATCAATCCGGCATTTTCTCAAGATAGTATTCCGAGTAATAACAAGCCCGTGATAAAGATAGGTGGTGCACTGAGATTTAATTACAACTTATCCGATTGGAAAAAAGAACAGGTGAAAAGAGGTGGCGATTTCGGTTTCGATATGTTCCGTATCAACGCCGATGCCTCCTGGAAAAAACTGTCATTGCATGCAGAATATCGCTTCTACTCAAAAGATTTCGGCGGCGGTATGCTCAAAGAAGGTTACGTTCGCTATCATTTTAATGATAGCCTGTTCCTCGACCTGGGCCTCCACCAGGTGCCCTTCGGTAATCAAACCTATAACTCTCATAGCTGGTTCTTTAACCTCCCTTACTACGCCGGTCTGGAAGACGACTACGATATGGGCATCAAACTGGTAAAAAGAAGCCGTAATTGGCTCCATCAGCTCGCATTCTATAAAAACGCAGAAGAGCTGTCCTTCGGCGATAAGTCTGCCATCGATCCCGGCCGCTATTCATACGACTTAGCTGGCAGGAATAAAGAAGTCAATCAGGGAAATATACGCAGCGCCTATTTCTTTAATGATCGCAATAGCATCGGCGCTTCCGCCATGTTAGGTGGGATATATAACATACCCACCGGAAATATGGGGCATCACTGGGCAATAGCATTGCATACAGACCTGGGCTACAGAAAGTGGAACCTGAAACTGCAATCCCTCTATTACGAACGGCATGCAGCCGATTCCGCACAGTATCGCAAACAATTGGAAATGGGTGCCTACGGTGCTACCTATCAAGTAGCCGCCCGCGGATTTATACATACCACTTCCTTGTCCTATACACAACCAGTCACCTGGGGGCCCATCAGCACCCTCACCTTCTACGAAAACTATTCCTATATGCACAAGCCGGAGAATGGTTTCACAGATACACAGATGAATGTACTAGGATGCATGCTCACAGCAGGACATATCTATACGTATGTCGATTGGGCCGCCGGATATAACCAACCCTGGCTGGGACCTCTCTGGAATACCGCACTGGCAGCAGGCGACGCCAACGCCAATTGGCACAGTCGCTTTAATATAAACATCGGATACTACTTCTGA
- a CDS encoding quaternary amine ABC transporter ATP-binding protein — MSTLKIEDLTLIFGRDRETALNMLKDGKPKSEILEATGCTVAVSNASFEIEKGEFFVIMGLSGSGKSSLLRCLNRLISPTAGSVFINDTDITKLNERQLQETRRTSISMVFQQFGLLPHRNVLENVAFGLELQGISAAQRLSKARQVISLVGLAGYEDMLPASLSGGMQQRVGLARALANDPEILLMDEAFSALDPLIRTQMQDELLDLQEKMHKTIVFITHDLDEAIRLGDRIAIMKDGEVMQVGSPEEILTAPANEYVASFVEKVDRKAIISASSLMFKNPTVAVFRKDGPEGSLRKMRATGLNILPAVTVDKHFLGFVYLNEVLEVKQRGDKTIEAVIHRDVPVAYPDTTVEQMLPFIAETDKPVAVVDPDTNKLLGLITQTSLIIETTGAPQSA, encoded by the coding sequence ATGTCTACACTCAAAATAGAAGATCTGACGCTGATATTCGGCCGCGATCGGGAAACCGCTTTAAATATGCTCAAAGACGGTAAACCCAAATCGGAAATACTGGAAGCTACCGGCTGTACCGTAGCTGTCAGCAATGCCTCCTTTGAGATAGAAAAAGGAGAATTTTTTGTCATCATGGGACTATCAGGTAGCGGTAAATCCAGCCTCCTGCGTTGCCTGAACAGACTGATCTCACCAACAGCAGGCAGCGTATTCATCAATGATACCGATATCACCAAACTAAACGAACGGCAATTGCAAGAAACCCGGCGAACAAGCATCTCCATGGTGTTCCAGCAATTCGGCTTACTGCCGCACCGTAACGTACTGGAGAATGTCGCTTTCGGCCTCGAACTACAGGGGATATCCGCTGCACAGCGACTTAGCAAAGCCCGGCAGGTCATCTCATTGGTCGGCCTGGCCGGCTATGAAGACATGTTGCCAGCCTCCCTCTCTGGTGGTATGCAACAACGCGTAGGCCTCGCTAGAGCACTCGCCAACGATCCGGAAATACTACTGATGGATGAAGCCTTCTCCGCACTAGATCCGCTCATACGCACCCAAATGCAGGATGAACTGCTCGACCTCCAGGAAAAAATGCATAAGACCATCGTCTTCATCACACACGATCTGGACGAAGCCATACGACTGGGAGATCGCATCGCCATCATGAAAGATGGAGAAGTAATGCAGGTCGGCTCACCGGAAGAAATACTGACCGCACCGGCAAACGAATATGTCGCCTCCTTCGTCGAAAAAGTAGATCGCAAAGCCATTATCTCCGCTTCCAGCCTCATGTTCAAAAACCCAACCGTAGCCGTATTCCGGAAAGATGGACCAGAAGGAAGCCTCCGGAAAATGCGCGCAACAGGGCTAAATATACTTCCCGCCGTAACAGTAGATAAACACTTCCTCGGATTCGTCTATCTCAACGAAGTGCTGGAAGTAAAACAACGGGGCGACAAAACAATAGAAGCCGTTATCCACCGCGATGTCCCCGTCGCATACCCGGATACCACCGTAGAACAAATGCTGCCTTTCATCGCCGAAACTGATAAACCCGTCGCCGTAGTAGACCCGGATACCAACAAACTATTAGGGCTGATCACACAAACATCCCTGATCATCGAAACTACCGGCGCTCCGCAATCTGCCTGA
- a CDS encoding ABC transporter permease, which produces MIRPGLYIEQFINWLTLHFANLFDVIKVSVEAVVGGLEWCLLLLPFYVVIALLGWLSWKRAGWGTGILAILGLLLIYGMGYWEKTMETLALILAAACIALLLGIPLGIWAAKNKLANKLLRPLLDFMQTMPAFVYLIPAVLFFGLGKVPGAFATIIFAMPPAVRLTTLGISQVPDSIVEATRSFGATPRQLLFKVELPLALPTILAGVNQTIMMALSMVVISAMIAAGGLGEIVLKGITQLKIGTGFEGGIAVVILAIILDRITQSFGKKKQTTAK; this is translated from the coding sequence ATGATTAGACCAGGACTTTATATAGAACAATTTATTAACTGGCTCACCTTACATTTTGCAAATTTGTTCGACGTCATCAAAGTAAGCGTAGAAGCCGTTGTAGGTGGATTGGAATGGTGCCTGCTACTCCTGCCATTTTACGTCGTGATCGCACTACTGGGATGGCTATCCTGGAAACGGGCCGGCTGGGGCACCGGTATATTGGCCATACTGGGCCTGCTGCTCATCTATGGAATGGGGTATTGGGAAAAGACCATGGAAACACTGGCACTCATACTGGCCGCCGCATGCATCGCACTATTATTGGGAATCCCCCTGGGCATATGGGCCGCCAAAAACAAACTGGCCAATAAACTACTTCGGCCGCTACTCGACTTCATGCAGACAATGCCTGCCTTCGTATACCTCATCCCGGCCGTACTGTTTTTCGGACTAGGTAAAGTACCGGGCGCATTCGCTACCATCATATTTGCTATGCCGCCCGCAGTAAGACTTACCACCCTGGGCATCAGCCAGGTCCCCGACAGCATCGTAGAAGCAACTCGCTCCTTCGGTGCCACTCCCCGGCAACTACTCTTCAAAGTAGAACTCCCGCTGGCCTTGCCAACCATACTCGCCGGCGTCAACCAAACCATTATGATGGCATTGTCAATGGTAGTAATATCAGCTATGATCGCCGCCGGCGGCCTGGGAGAGATCGTACTGAAAGGAATCACCCAGCTGAAAATAGGAACCGGCTTTGAAGGAGGCATCGCCGTCGTGATCCTCGCCATCATCCTCGATCGTATCACCCAGTCTTTCGGTAAAAAGAAACAGACTACCGCCAAATAG
- a CDS encoding glycine betaine ABC transporter substrate-binding protein produces MQKRCLIGICLLAIITGLWACSNGAGGKKKVTIAYVNWAEGVAMTQLAKQVLEQRGYNVSLKNADVAPVFAAVAGRNADVFMDTWMPVTHKTYMDTFGDKLTVLGTCYEGAKIGFVVPDYVKANSIEDLKQQKAAFNGKIVGIDAGAGIMTKAEEAVKTYDLPYELQSSSEAAMMATLKKKIDAKETVVVTGWAPHWMFARYQLKFLTDDKKVFGEAEQIQVIANKQFVTLAPEAATFFSNFHLDEQQLASLMAAIAEADGQEDTAVGKWITDHQELVDKW; encoded by the coding sequence ATGCAAAAAAGATGTTTAATCGGGATATGCCTGCTCGCAATCATTACAGGCCTATGGGCCTGCAGCAACGGGGCAGGAGGGAAGAAGAAAGTAACAATTGCCTATGTGAACTGGGCAGAAGGAGTAGCCATGACCCAACTGGCAAAACAAGTCCTCGAACAACGGGGATATAACGTATCCTTGAAAAATGCAGATGTAGCACCCGTATTTGCGGCCGTCGCCGGCCGCAATGCAGATGTATTTATGGACACCTGGATGCCGGTTACTCACAAGACATATATGGACACCTTCGGAGATAAACTAACAGTACTGGGTACTTGCTATGAAGGAGCAAAAATCGGTTTCGTAGTCCCCGATTACGTCAAGGCCAACAGCATCGAAGACCTGAAACAACAGAAAGCGGCTTTCAACGGAAAGATCGTCGGCATCGATGCCGGTGCCGGTATCATGACAAAAGCAGAAGAAGCCGTAAAAACATATGACCTGCCATACGAATTGCAATCCTCCAGCGAAGCAGCTATGATGGCCACATTAAAGAAAAAGATAGACGCAAAGGAAACCGTAGTGGTCACCGGATGGGCCCCGCACTGGATGTTCGCCCGCTACCAGCTGAAATTCCTAACGGATGATAAAAAAGTATTCGGCGAAGCCGAACAGATCCAGGTAATCGCCAACAAACAATTCGTCACACTCGCACCAGAAGCAGCTACCTTCTTTAGCAACTTCCACCTCGACGAACAACAACTGGCATCCCTCATGGCAGCAATAGCCGAAGCAGATGGACAAGAAGATACCGCCGTCGGAAAATGGATCACCGACCACCAGGAACTGGTCGATAAATGGTAA
- a CDS encoding response regulator transcription factor, whose amino-acid sequence MNDIYSILLLEEDVILSRQIRQLLNMNNYNVFIASSLQEGMEMCKKYTPDVVVCDMRMRGGSGFQFLVELRNNTAMHNIVYISINGKDNREEMRTCMNLGADDYLPAPFNGKELLLSIKARLARFATLNSARHPPPRNTIVTTLSLEVPEEINSKLSKTETRVIIMIADGLNNKEIAEALGISTKTVENHRHNIARKLELTGHHALVKYAIRNIKKQLKITQ is encoded by the coding sequence ATGAATGATATTTATAGCATATTATTATTAGAAGAAGATGTCATTTTATCCAGGCAGATCAGGCAGCTATTGAATATGAATAATTACAATGTTTTTATAGCTTCCTCCTTGCAGGAAGGAATGGAAATGTGCAAAAAATACACGCCCGATGTCGTCGTATGCGACATGAGGATGCGTGGCGGTAGCGGCTTTCAATTCCTGGTAGAATTACGTAACAACACCGCTATGCATAATATCGTTTATATCAGCATCAATGGAAAAGACAATAGAGAAGAAATGCGCACCTGTATGAACCTCGGCGCAGATGACTACCTGCCCGCCCCATTCAACGGAAAAGAACTGCTGCTCAGCATCAAAGCCAGACTGGCACGATTCGCAACACTCAACAGCGCCCGGCACCCGCCTCCCAGAAATACCATCGTTACCACCCTCTCCCTCGAAGTACCCGAAGAGATCAATAGTAAATTGAGCAAAACAGAAACCCGCGTTATAATTATGATAGCTGATGGCCTGAATAACAAGGAAATTGCCGAAGCATTAGGTATCAGCACCAAAACAGTAGAAAACCACAGACACAATATCGCCCGTAAACTCGAACTTACCGGCCACCACGCCCTGGTCAAATACGCGATCAGGAACATCAAAAAACAACTAAAAATAACGCAGTAA
- the clpB gene encoding ATP-dependent chaperone ClpB, whose amino-acid sequence MNLNNFTIKSQETLQQAQQLAFNNQNQAIETGHLLKALLDDEDSAIEYLLKKNDVNMGFLSGKLDEQLSKYPKMASGDAGQVLSREANNAILRAGASLKEFKDEFVSVEHLLLGLLSGSDDTAKALKDAGVTEKGLKAAIKDLRKGSTVNSQTADTQYNALQKYAKNLNELAQAGKLDPVIGRDEEIRRTLHILSRRSKNNPILVGEPGVGKTAIAEGLAHRIINGDVPENLRSKIIFALDMGALMAGAKYRGEFEERLKSVVKEVTESDGEIILFIDEIHTLVGAGAMEGAMDAANILKPALARGELRAIGATTLTEYQKFFEKDKALERRFQKVLVDEPSVEDAISILRGLKERYEGHHHVRIKDEAIIAAVELSHRYITDRFLPDKAIDLIDESAAKLRLEMNSMPEELDELERRIRQLEIEKEAIKRENDEEKLRELGEEIARLSEERNTFKAKWQEEKEVVDRIQNAKAAIENLKQEAEQAERNGDYGRVAEIRYGKVKEQEQLLADNMAELNSLSANHKRLLKEEVDAEDIAENVAKATGIPVTRMMQSERDKLLHLEDELHQRVVGQEEAIVAVSDAIRRSRAGLQDPKRPIGSFIFLGTTGVGKTELAKALAEYLFDDETMMTRIDMSEYQEKHAVSRLVGAPPGYVGYDEGGQLTEAVRRKPYSVVLLDEIEKAHPDVFNILLQVLDDGRLTDNKGRVVNFKNTIIIMTSNMGSNIIQENFENINERNLDEVVDATKEEVMNLLRQTIRPEFLNRVDEIIMFQPLLKEQIKGIINIQLQHLKALMAKNGMILEFSDYALEYLATQGYDPQFGARPLKRLIQKEIVNLLSKKILSGDIDKSKPVLIDVFDGVVVIRNA is encoded by the coding sequence ATGAACCTCAATAATTTCACAATTAAATCACAAGAGACCCTGCAACAGGCCCAACAACTGGCGTTTAATAACCAGAACCAGGCCATTGAAACAGGTCACTTGCTAAAGGCTTTGCTGGATGATGAGGATAGCGCAATTGAGTATCTGCTGAAAAAGAATGATGTGAATATGGGTTTCCTGTCCGGGAAATTAGATGAACAACTAAGTAAATACCCAAAAATGGCAAGTGGAGACGCCGGCCAGGTACTCAGCCGCGAAGCAAATAACGCCATCCTCCGGGCTGGCGCCAGCCTGAAAGAATTCAAAGATGAATTCGTCAGCGTAGAACACCTATTATTAGGCCTGCTGAGTGGAAGCGATGATACCGCCAAAGCATTGAAAGATGCCGGCGTCACAGAAAAAGGCCTCAAAGCAGCCATCAAAGACCTGCGCAAAGGCTCAACCGTCAATTCGCAAACCGCCGATACCCAATACAACGCTTTACAGAAATACGCCAAAAACCTGAATGAACTCGCACAGGCAGGTAAACTCGATCCCGTGATCGGAAGGGACGAAGAGATCAGGAGAACACTACACATACTCTCCCGCCGCTCTAAGAACAATCCTATCCTCGTCGGCGAACCAGGCGTGGGTAAAACAGCTATCGCAGAAGGACTGGCACACCGCATCATCAATGGCGATGTACCCGAAAATCTCCGCTCCAAGATCATCTTCGCCCTCGATATGGGTGCACTGATGGCGGGTGCAAAATACAGGGGAGAATTCGAAGAACGCCTCAAATCCGTCGTTAAAGAAGTAACGGAAAGCGATGGCGAAATCATCCTCTTCATCGATGAGATACATACCCTCGTCGGCGCAGGTGCCATGGAAGGCGCAATGGATGCCGCCAACATACTCAAACCTGCCCTCGCAAGAGGAGAACTCAGAGCCATAGGTGCCACCACCTTAACAGAATACCAGAAGTTTTTCGAAAAAGATAAAGCCCTCGAACGTCGATTCCAGAAAGTACTGGTAGATGAACCGAGCGTAGAAGATGCGATCTCTATCCTACGGGGCCTCAAAGAACGCTATGAAGGACATCACCACGTCCGGATCAAAGACGAAGCCATCATCGCAGCCGTAGAACTATCACATCGCTACATAACCGATCGCTTCCTGCCGGACAAAGCCATCGACCTGATCGATGAAAGCGCCGCCAAACTAAGACTGGAAATGAATTCCATGCCGGAAGAACTCGACGAACTGGAAAGAAGGATACGCCAGCTGGAAATCGAAAAAGAAGCGATCAAACGCGAAAATGATGAAGAGAAACTACGCGAACTGGGAGAAGAGATCGCCCGCCTGAGTGAAGAACGTAACACCTTCAAAGCAAAATGGCAGGAAGAAAAAGAAGTAGTAGACAGGATACAGAATGCCAAAGCAGCAATAGAAAACCTTAAACAGGAAGCCGAACAGGCAGAACGTAACGGCGACTATGGCCGCGTAGCAGAGATCAGATATGGTAAAGTGAAAGAACAGGAACAACTGCTGGCCGATAACATGGCCGAACTGAACTCCCTTTCCGCTAATCATAAACGATTGCTCAAAGAAGAAGTAGATGCAGAAGATATAGCCGAAAACGTCGCCAAAGCAACCGGTATCCCCGTCACACGCATGATGCAGAGCGAAAGGGATAAACTCCTACACCTCGAAGACGAACTGCACCAGCGGGTAGTAGGTCAGGAAGAAGCCATCGTAGCCGTGTCCGATGCCATCCGTCGTAGCCGCGCAGGACTGCAGGACCCTAAACGTCCCATCGGTTCCTTTATCTTCCTCGGTACCACCGGTGTAGGTAAAACAGAACTGGCCAAAGCATTGGCAGAATACCTCTTCGACGACGAAACCATGATGACCCGCATCGACATGAGCGAATACCAGGAAAAACATGCCGTAAGCAGATTGGTAGGCGCCCCTCCGGGATATGTGGGATACGATGAAGGCGGACAACTGACCGAAGCCGTAAGACGTAAACCCTACTCCGTTGTGCTGCTCGATGAAATAGAAAAAGCACATCCCGATGTGTTTAATATACTCCTGCAGGTACTCGATGATGGCCGCCTTACCGACAACAAGGGTCGGGTGGTGAACTTCAAAAACACCATCATTATCATGACCAGCAATATGGGAAGCAACATCATACAGGAGAACTTCGAAAACATTAACGAGCGTAACCTGGATGAAGTAGTAGATGCTACCAAAGAAGAGGTCATGAACCTGCTCCGGCAAACCATAAGACCGGAATTCCTTAATAGGGTAGACGAGATCATCATGTTCCAGCCACTGCTCAAAGAACAGATCAAAGGAATTATTAACATACAATTACAACACCTGAAGGCGCTCATGGCGAAGAATGGCATGATATTGGAATTTTCTGACTATGCGCTGGAATACCTGGCTACACAGGGTTACGACCCCCAGTTCGGCGCCAGACCATTAAAAAGGCTCATTCAGAAAGAGATCGTGAACCTGCTGAGCAAAAAAATACTGTCAGGTGATATAGATAAGTCCAAACCGGTATTGATAGATGTGTTTGATGGAGTAGTGGTGATCCGGAATGCTTAA
- a CDS encoding nucleoside deaminase yields the protein MMGTREQYFMKIAVELSRQGMEKGDGGPFGCVIVKGDEIVGRGWNQVLLHNDPTAHAEVVAIRDACTRLGTFQLQDCELYTSCEPCPMCLGAIYWARPMKVYFANTQDDAAAIDFDDSFIYREINVPHTDKRIPFIAFPSKEAKEVFELWKRKENKLLY from the coding sequence ATGATGGGAACACGAGAGCAATACTTCATGAAGATAGCTGTAGAACTGTCCAGACAAGGTATGGAAAAAGGAGATGGAGGACCATTTGGCTGTGTCATTGTAAAAGGAGATGAAATAGTAGGCCGGGGATGGAACCAGGTACTGCTGCACAACGATCCTACCGCGCATGCAGAAGTAGTCGCCATCCGGGATGCCTGTACAAGGTTGGGCACCTTTCAGCTGCAAGATTGTGAACTATATACCTCTTGTGAACCTTGTCCCATGTGCCTGGGCGCTATATACTGGGCCCGCCCGATGAAAGTGTATTTTGCAAACACCCAGGACGATGCCGCTGCCATTGATTTCGACGACTCATTCATCTATAGGGAGATCAATGTACCACACACAGATAAACGCATACCGTTTATCGCTTTCCCGTCTAAAGAAGCCAAAGAAGTATTCGAATTATGGAAAAGGAAAGAAAATAAGTTACTCTATTAA
- a CDS encoding anti-sigma factor family protein has protein sequence MQPSFENIFVKTKCPTQQQLLDYVEGRLSGDALHEVEEHLTDCELCNEALEGLAIIRQKEKIPGWLRQMKWEMMRKLRKKNHRRREQHFYVQLALTILVILFLTLAAFWAYHFFSAR, from the coding sequence ATGCAGCCATCATTCGAAAATATATTTGTGAAAACTAAATGTCCTACGCAGCAACAGTTGCTGGACTATGTGGAGGGACGTCTCTCGGGCGATGCACTGCATGAAGTGGAAGAGCACCTGACGGATTGTGAACTTTGCAATGAGGCGTTAGAGGGATTGGCGATCATCCGGCAAAAGGAGAAGATCCCGGGCTGGTTAAGGCAGATGAAATGGGAGATGATGCGCAAATTGCGTAAGAAGAATCATCGCCGGCGGGAGCAGCATTTTTATGTACAGCTGGCGTTGACGATACTGGTTATCCTTTTCCTCACGCTGGCGGCGTTCTGGGCCTATCATTTTTTTTCCGCCCGGTAA
- a CDS encoding RNA polymerase sigma factor, which produces MNQQYLQLTDEEILQRYRTDGNSEWIGMLFDRYAILLLGVCMKYLKNEDDARDSVQHIFLKMLSDLHRHDIQYFRAWIYQVARNHCLMQLRQKGDRFKEEITDRHLQNPADETDKSAFIQKDQLLEHMEQALVMLNSEQRTCVERFYLRKQSYQQIAEQTGFTLLQVKSYIQNGKRNLKLLLDKIHSH; this is translated from the coding sequence GTGAATCAACAATACTTACAACTAACAGATGAAGAAATACTACAACGGTATCGTACCGATGGCAACAGCGAATGGATAGGCATGTTGTTCGACCGGTATGCGATATTACTGTTGGGTGTATGTATGAAATACCTGAAGAATGAAGATGATGCCCGTGACAGTGTACAGCATATTTTCCTCAAGATGTTGTCTGATCTGCACCGGCATGATATACAGTATTTCAGGGCCTGGATATACCAGGTGGCCCGCAATCATTGCCTGATGCAGTTGCGGCAGAAAGGCGACCGTTTTAAGGAGGAGATCACCGATCGTCACTTACAGAATCCTGCTGATGAAACCGACAAATCGGCCTTTATACAAAAGGATCAGCTGCTGGAGCATATGGAGCAGGCATTGGTGATGCTCAATAGCGAGCAGCGTACCTGTGTGGAGCGTTTTTACCTGCGGAAGCAATCTTATCAGCAGATTGCGGAGCAGACAGGATTTACGTTACTGCAGGTGAAGAGTTATATTCAAAACGGGAAGAGGAACCTTAAATTGTTATTAGACAAGATACATTCTCACTGA
- a CDS encoding sigma-70 family RNA polymerase sigma factor has protein sequence MQQQLTHLSDKELMSRVRRLKDREAEGVLLERYSHLLVAVCLPEINKQPGSNIQQVFPSLLQRLSTGLKTLTINKASDWIYYTIQAQQGHSDKQTPYHPTRESKDLQYLAAQVEKAGSNNIEKQELIRRLHQAMQKLQPEDRQLLEAFYLDNKSFDELASGRQESTDKIRTLLKQAKRKLTVQMMNLSYVK, from the coding sequence ATGCAGCAGCAACTTACCCATTTATCAGATAAGGAATTGATGTCGCGGGTGCGCAGGTTGAAAGACAGGGAGGCAGAGGGTGTGCTATTAGAAAGGTATAGTCATCTGTTGGTAGCTGTTTGTTTACCTGAGATCAATAAGCAACCTGGTTCTAATATCCAGCAGGTTTTTCCTTCCTTATTGCAGCGGTTAAGTACTGGATTAAAGACGTTAACGATTAACAAGGCGAGTGACTGGATATATTATACGATCCAGGCGCAGCAGGGACATTCGGACAAGCAGACGCCCTACCACCCTACCCGTGAGTCCAAGGACTTGCAATATCTGGCGGCGCAGGTAGAGAAGGCGGGGTCTAACAATATAGAGAAGCAGGAACTGATACGTCGGCTGCACCAGGCGATGCAGAAATTGCAACCAGAGGATCGGCAGTTACTGGAAGCGTTCTACCTGGATAATAAGAGTTTTGACGAGCTGGCATCCGGCCGTCAGGAGAGCACGGATAAGATACGGACGCTGCTGAAGCAAGCGAAGCGAAAACTGACTGTACAAATGATGAACCTTTCCTATGTCAAATAA
- a CDS encoding C40 family peptidase, producing the protein MPYAITVVPVMPLRAEPSHKSEMISQAVWGECVEVRNTGPDNWVQVKCQYDGYEGWVTVSHLETIPQQLFDAPYTHFLPKWINTVQLNGTPVQVPYGALIKEGNTAAVWGTCQVQFEETQPLQPAQGTSILRDAFLFRNTAYLWGGKTVFGTDCSGLCQTVFKTHGLPLLRDAYQQATQGTTVDFLQEARPGDLAFFDNADGKITHVGLLLNEQEIIHASGKVRVDPIDNQGIINSDTGQRSHSLRIIKRYY; encoded by the coding sequence ATGCCATACGCCATTACCGTAGTACCCGTCATGCCATTGCGGGCCGAGCCGTCACATAAAAGTGAAATGATTTCCCAGGCTGTCTGGGGAGAATGCGTAGAAGTACGCAATACCGGACCGGACAACTGGGTACAGGTAAAATGCCAGTATGACGGATACGAAGGATGGGTCACTGTCAGTCACCTGGAAACGATCCCCCAGCAACTGTTTGATGCTCCCTACACACACTTCCTGCCCAAATGGATCAACACCGTACAACTCAATGGTACCCCCGTGCAAGTGCCCTATGGCGCATTGATAAAAGAGGGTAACACCGCTGCCGTATGGGGAACCTGCCAGGTACAATTTGAGGAAACACAACCATTACAACCCGCTCAGGGCACCTCCATCCTCCGCGATGCCTTCCTCTTCCGCAATACAGCCTACCTCTGGGGCGGAAAGACCGTCTTCGGCACCGACTGCTCCGGCCTCTGTCAAACCGTCTTCAAAACCCATGGCCTGCCGCTCCTCAGAGATGCCTATCAGCAAGCTACCCAGGGTACCACCGTCGACTTCCTGCAGGAAGCCCGCCCCGGCGACCTCGCCTTCTTCGACAACGCAGATGGCAAGATCACACACGTCGGCCTACTGCTCAACGAACAAGAGATCATACACGCCTCCGGCAAAGTTAGAGTAGACCCCATCGACAACCAGGGCATCATTAATAGCGATACCGGCCAACGCAGCCACTCCCTGCGTATCATCAAACGATACTACTGA
- a CDS encoding sulfite exporter TauE/SafE family protein yields MPLPIILGLLLLGLMAGIFSGVVGIGGGIIIVPALVYLFGLSQHQAQGTTLGLLMFPVGILAVIQYYKQGYIDYRFVVCIAIGFIAGGYLGGKLAVNIPDVIIKKVFALLMIVLAIKILFFDK; encoded by the coding sequence ATGCCGCTTCCTATTATCCTTGGACTCCTGTTATTGGGCTTGATGGCTGGTATATTCAGTGGTGTGGTCGGCATTGGTGGTGGGATCATCATTGTACCTGCCCTGGTGTATCTGTTTGGTTTGTCCCAGCATCAGGCGCAGGGCACAACATTGGGGCTGTTGATGTTTCCGGTGGGTATCCTGGCGGTTATACAATATTATAAGCAAGGTTATATTGATTACCGGTTTGTGGTTTGTATTGCTATTGGATTTATAGCGGGTGGTTATTTAGGCGGTAAGCTGGCGGTTAATATTCCGGATGTGATCATCAAAAAGGTATTTGCGTTGTTGATGATCGTGCTGGCTATCAAAATATTATTCTTTGATAAGTAA